In the Silvanigrella aquatica genome, TTCAAAGGCTCTCGTCGTAGCACTCCTTTTGCAGCGCAAGTTGCTGCTGAAGATGCGGCTCGCAAGGCGATTGACTGTGGAATGAAAAGCTGTTCAGTTATAGTAACAGGCCCTGGTTCTGGTAGAGAATCCGCTGTGCGTGCTATTTCTGCAACAGGAATTAAAGTTACACTTATTAAAGATGCAACGCCTGTTCCACACAATGGATGCAGGCCACCAAAGCGTCGTAGGGTTTAATAGCCAAAGCGCCTTTTGTCATAAAAAGGGTGCCTTTGGGCTTTTCATTTTATGAAAAGCCTGGTTTTTTAAATTTTTAAGATCGATGATCTTTATTTTTATAAAGTCTTCGCTATTTTAGTGTGCTCATAAAAAAGTTGGGATTTGTTTGATAAGCAGATCTTTAAAGAAAAGGTAAGGCAGTCAAACTTCTAACGCGAAGTTTTAATTGGTGTTATGAGTTTTATGCTTTATCGTTTTTACTTGGTAAATGGTAAAAAGAGTGCTACAAGGCAACTTGTATCACTTGGTCATGTACTCTGTAAAAACCGGTTCGTGAAATTATTCAAATTCCGGTTCGTGAGCAAATGAATAGTGAAACCTTGTGATTAATAAGTTCAGAAGGTACTTTGGGGCAAAATACGAAACGGAAAAGTTGACGGAGTCAATAATGCAGAGCAACTGGAAGGCGCTGTTAAAGCCGCAGTTTATTGAAAAAGAAGATATTTCTTCTGCTTTTGGGAGATTTATAGCTAAGCCTCTGGAGCGTGGTTTTGGGACTACGTTGGGTAACGCATTGCGTCGTGTTTTGCTTTCTTCTCTTCAAGGTGCTGCTGTTGTAGGTTTGCGCATTGAAGGAGTAGAACATGAGTTTTCGACAGTTCCTGACGTTTCAGAAGATGTAACAGAGATTGTTTTAAACTTGAAAGCTTTAGACGTATGGCTCGATACAGAAGGTGAAAAAACCGCTATTATCGACGTTGTAGGACCTAAAGTTGTCAGGGGATCCGATGTCATTTCAGACGGTTCACTTCGCATTTTAAATCCTGACCACATTATTTGTACTGTGGGTGCGGGTGGAAAATTCAAAGCTGAAATCACAGTTAGAACAGGCAAAGGATATTTAACAAGTGATGCCGTTAAAGACGGTTTACCATTAGGCGTAATTCCTATTGATGCTGTCTTCTCACCAGTTAAAAGAGTTAGTTTTAGCGTATCCGATACTCGTATTGGCCAACGCTCTGATTTTAACAAGCTTATTTTGGAAATCAGCACAAATGGCGCTGTCACTTCCGAAGATGCTTTGGCTTATGCAGCTAAAATCCTTAAAGATCAGCTATCTATCTTTATAAATTTCCAAGAAGCTGACGATGAAGTTCAAGTGATTGATTCTATTCAAGTGGATGCTCGTTTGAATGAGAACCTATATAAATCAGTTGATGAACTCGAACTTTCTGTGAGAGCTGCTAACTGCCTTGAAAATGCAGGTATTCGTTATATCGGAGAACTTGTTATTAGAACTGAAGCTGAAATGCTTAAAACTAAGAATTTCGGCCGTAAAACTTTGAACGAAATTAAAGACCTCCTTGCTGAAATGGGACTCCATCTTGGCATGAAGATAGAGGGATTTGACCCTACTAAGCTTAGGGATAGAATTTAGTCTGATTAAGGATGGAAGAACATGAGACATCGTTTAGCACATAGAAAATTAAACAGAGACTCCGCTGGTCGTAAAGCGCTTCTCCGTGGATTAGCAACTCAACTTATTGAGTATGGCACTGTAGTGACAACTATTGAGCGCGCAAAA is a window encoding:
- a CDS encoding DNA-directed RNA polymerase subunit alpha, translated to MQSNWKALLKPQFIEKEDISSAFGRFIAKPLERGFGTTLGNALRRVLLSSLQGAAVVGLRIEGVEHEFSTVPDVSEDVTEIVLNLKALDVWLDTEGEKTAIIDVVGPKVVRGSDVISDGSLRILNPDHIICTVGAGGKFKAEITVRTGKGYLTSDAVKDGLPLGVIPIDAVFSPVKRVSFSVSDTRIGQRSDFNKLILEISTNGAVTSEDALAYAAKILKDQLSIFINFQEADDEVQVIDSIQVDARLNENLYKSVDELELSVRAANCLENAGIRYIGELVIRTEAEMLKTKNFGRKTLNEIKDLLAEMGLHLGMKIEGFDPTKLRDRI
- the rpsK gene encoding 30S ribosomal protein S11; amino-acid sequence: MNKVVSKKKRVKRNVPTGIATISASFNNTIVTFADANGDVITWSSAGSKGFKGSRRSTPFAAQVAAEDAARKAIDCGMKSCSVIVTGPGSGRESAVRAISATGIKVTLIKDATPVPHNGCRPPKRRRV